AGCATCTTCTTCACGTCGCTGAAGTTGTCCGTCTTCATGCGGTAGAAGTACATCCCCGAGGCCATCAGTCCCGCGTCAAACCGGACTTCATAGCGGCCCGCGCTCATCACGTCGTCCACCAGCGTGGCCACTTGCCGGCCCAGAGTGTTGAAGACGCGAATTTCGACCCGTTGCGTACGCGGAATCGAGAACACGAAATTCGTCGTCGGATTGAACGGA
This window of the bacterium genome carries:
- a CDS encoding T9SS type A sorting domain-containing protein; translation: PFNPTTNFVFSIPRTQRVEIRVFNTLGRQVATLVDDVMSAGRYEVRFDAGLMASGMYFYRMKTDNFSDVKKMLLLR